TCCCGGAGTTTATACAGCGTATTCCCCAATACATGTTAGCTTCTTACCTGGGGTTTAGTGCAGAGTTTTTAAGCAAGATCAGGGCAAAAAGATCTTGAACTAGTTCAAGATTTTCAAGGGCAATTCTACCCCAACTTTGTGTCAACAACAAAAACAAATTGACATGCAAAACAGAATTGACATTAGTAAAGTAGAACCTGAAGCTTACAAAGTGATGATGGCTTTTGAGAAATATGTACATGGTACAAAGTTGACACCTATTCAACGCGAGTTGATAAAGATAAGAACATCACAAATTAATGGTTGCGCGTATTGTCTGGATATGCATACAAAAGATGCAAGAAAGTTAGGCGAGACAGAGCAAAGGATTTATACATTATCAGCGTGGAGGGAAACTCCTTTTTTTACAGCAGAAGAAAGAGCTATATTGGCACTGGTAGAGGAAGTAACGGAAATTAGTAAAGGTCATGTAAAGGATGAAACGTATACAGCGGCAGCAAAGGTATTAGATGACCAGACGATTGCCCAGGTGATCATGGCGACGATAGTGATAAATAGTTGGAACAGAATAGGAATAGCGACTAATATGCAGCCTGCGTGATGAAACGTAGAAATCCCAACGAATATCCTACAGGAATTAGCTTAAATTTATAGATGAAAACACTCATCACCCTCGAAGAAGTCGCATTCTTTTTCATTGCGCTTGTATCATTCCATCTACAGTCGGCCTACATCTGGTGGCTATTCCCCGCTTGTCTGTTGTTGCCTGACTTATCTATGTTAGCATACCTGGCAGGGCCAAAAGCAGGCGCATATGTATATAACTTTGTACATCACCGGGCAGTAGCATTTGTGATCTATTGTTTAGGATGGATGTTGCATAGTGAGTTTTGGTTGTTTGCAGGAATTATACTTTTTGCGCATTCTTCGATGGATAGGGTGTTTGGGTATGGGTTAAAGTATGTAACAGGATTTGCAGATACACATTTAGGAAAGATAGGAAAACGCCCCATGTAAGGGGCGTTTTCCATTATTTACCAAGCTGCCTTATTAAGAATTCAGCCGCGGCTTTATTAATCTTGACTTCATTGCTGTATTTCATCCAGTGATGTGTATCATCTGGAATACTCAGTGTTTCGTAATGCACACCTTTTTGTTCCAACCTATTAATGAGATCGATACTTTGATTGAAGTTTACATTTCTGTCATCATCTGCATGAATCAATAACACAGGAGATGTCCATGTATCAACATGTGCAACAGGCGATGATTGCCATGCTACTTTCTCTGCAGTATCAGCATCTGGTGCAGGGGTAGCCGTAGGCGGTGGGGAGAATTGCATCCGGTTATGTACCCCATGAATATCTACGCCGGCTGCAAATAATTTTGAGTCCCTGCCTAGTGCATGGGCCGTGAGGAAGCCACCATAAGAACCGCCATAAATACCAATTCTTTTAGTATCTACCTGCGATTGTGCCGCCAGCCATTCTCCTGCAGCTTTCACATCCTGGTATTCGGAAGCACCTAATACCCCTGCACTGGCGGGTTTATGAAACTCATAGCCATAACCAATCCCCAACCTGTAATTGATGGCCAAAACAATGAAACCATTATCTACGAGGTATTGATTTAAAGCATAATCAATAGAATAATAATCCATCCAGTGCCAGCCTAATACCATCTGGCGTTGAGGTCCGCCATGTACATATACAATGGCTGGCTTCCTGGCAGGGCCACCTGCAGGTTGATATAATTGGGCATGAACAGGTGTTCCATCAGGTGCTTTGAAGATCACCTGTGTAGGTGTAACCAGTTTTGCAGATGGAAAATCTGAAGGAAGAAGAGAGGCGCCTATCAATGCTGGTTTCCCCTTTCCAAAAGGCATCTTTGCGGCGAGCAGCGGTTGCTGTGCATTGGAAGTAAATAGGATCACGGTTTGTGCATCGCCTGTTACGACAGGATAAGTTTCAATGCCATCACCGGTAGTGAGCATTTCCATGGCGGCTTTATCAACCGGTACCCGGGCTATGTGGCGCCGGTCTATATCCTGTGGAGAGGGGCCATTGTTCGCACTAAACACCAGCCATTTTTTATCGGCCGTCAGCGAGATCTGTTCGCACATAAAGTCGCCGGGAGTGAGTAAAAGCGGGGTGCCACCAGTACCTGGAATGGAATAGAGATGAGGCCATCCATCATGATAAGACAGGAAAGTTACCCGGTTATTAGCTCCCCAGTGTAGGTTGGTCCCGCCATCGGTAGTAGGAAAAGATCCACTTAATGTAGTAGGTGCTTTCCACAATAACGTAGAATTCCCGTCACTGATCCTGGCCGTTCTTATTTCCCATGGTTTATGACGCCGGGGCAGGATAGAATCTGTAGCACCGCCGGTACCCGGTGTGCGGACAAAGGCAATCTGTTGCCCATCCGGCGACCAGCGGGGTGAATTATCCTGTGAAAACCCGGGTGAGATCCATTGAATAGAAGTGGTAGGATTTGTATAAACACCAATAAAACTATGACCACTACGATCAGATACAAAAGCGAGTTTGCTACCATCGGGCGACCATTCGAGCGAGCTACTGGTACCTTTGATACTGAATAAAACCCTTGCAGGTGCAGAGCCATCGACGGCTACGATGTATACCATCCCACCTTTTACAAAGGCAACACTGTCACTGTGAGGTGACAAGGCTGGAAAATCCCCCTCCGACAATACTTTGGCAGGACCGCCATCAAATGGAACAGACCAGATCTCAGTTTTTGGAGGTATAGGATCATGTGCAGGATTGACAGGGTTGAAACCGTCTCTGCCACTATGATCGCCGCCACGGCTATACACGACCCATTTACCATTGTCAGATATGGAGAGGCTGGTGATCTCCTGTCCATCATCCTGTGTATAGTTGCTGAGTTTGCGGGGAGAAAAGTCGGGCCCGATGGCCACATAAACATTTCTTTTTCCCTGTTCATTTACAGCCCATGCCACTCTGGAACCCTGTGCCGAAGCAGTAAGTTCAGAAGGAAAGGGGTAAGCGGTAACGGCTTCCATGGTATAATGTTGGCCATAGGCCATGGAGGCGAAGCATAAATAAAAAGCTGTTAGTAAAGATGGTTTGCACATGCATTATCTGGTTTACAATGGTGGGTAGGATGGTGGTGGGACTAAGATAATGTCAATTTTTAAAAAATGCAGCTAAACATCGCTGAAGCAAGATACATCAGCGATATTTAGTTGGACCTGCAATGATTAAGCAAAAACCAATTACAGTGGAATTAAGATTTTTGTTGCTGGATAATGTTCCTGATCACGAATTCGGTGAGTGCGTTACGACCGGAAACACCTAGTTTTCCGGCAATTCTGTAGCGATGATTCTCGATTGTGCGGATAGACACACCCAGTTCGTCAGCCATTTGCCTGGTACTTTTACCTTCAGCGATCATTTTAATGATTCTGTTTTCTGCCTTACCCAATCTGTGATACAAAGTTTGCTGAGCAGTGTTGGGATTGGCCAGAGAGACGGTGCTGGTTTCTTCAGGAGGTCTGACGTGGTTAAATTTGGCGAAGCGACCCAGTCGGGAGCGGATGCTGAGGAGCAGGTCCCGTTTCCTGAAGGGTCTGGCCAGGTAATCGTCGGCGCCGAGGTTCATGGCCATACGCATCTCCTGTCGGTTATCCCGCAAGCTGATAAATATGAGCGGGATGTGATCATAAGCCGGATCATTTCTGAGGGCCATAATAAAATGGTGGCCTCCGGTACCGCGTAAGTGGGCACCACAAATGATAAGGTCTGGTTGATGGTTCTGACAGATGATGATCCCTTCTTCCTCTGACGCGGCTGTGTATGTGTCATATGATTGTGATACAAGTAACTGCCGCGTTTGCCTTACAAATACCTGGTCTTCATCTACAAGTAATATTTTATAGACTGCAGTGTTCATTAGAAAAGTTGATATACAGGTATGAAAAATTTAACAGGCGAAACTTCAAAGATTTGCCTGCTCATGCCTGGGTAAATAAATGGGGACAGGAACTGAGTCTTGATAGCGCATAACGCCAGGAAAAAACGGTGTAATCGTATACATCTTTTACTTGGTTAATATTAAGTTTTTACCTCCGGTGATATGCAGATAGAAACGGGCTTTTTTAGTGCCTGTCGGATCTGCCTCCATCAGTTGATATAGTCAGGTTTCTTTCTAAAAAGATATGGGAGTGGTCTTTCTTCTGCGTAAATATGTATGAAATAACGGGTGTGGCTTCAAGGAATACTATCGCATACCTGTAAAATAAGCGCTAGTACTCAAAAATAGATGTGCTGATACTCATTTTAAACGATGAAAAAATGAAAAGAAATCCCGCTTCCAGCTTGATTTGCCAACTTTGACGGGGTATCAGATTAAACACACCAATATCCTTATAACCACTTACTGGCCTGGTTTACCATAGGTACACCGGGCCTTATTTTATATGTAACCTTCCTCATCTTCATGTTGCTATGGGAACACAGCCGTCATCTACTGTACAGAAATTGGACCATTTGCTTATAAACCAGTTCATTAACAAATAAGCGGGCCACAAATGCATTAGTAAATATACTAATTTTTAAAGTTCTCAGTGGATGATCTGTAATTATAAAAACATGTTAAAATAATATCATATTAAAAAAGGGTGTTCTTTTAAATCCTCCTGGGCTTAAAAAAAGTTATCCACATTGTACGCATTTTCTAATGAGTCAAATTTTGTATAAACACGATCTGAAAACAGAATCGAACTTACTCTTATGGCTATCTGAAAAACTATAGAGGAGAACATATTAAGATTTCCATAAATCCTTTGCGGAGAGTACATATGAGGCCAAAGGGGGAAGGTGAGTACTACTCATTAATTGGAAATGAAGAGCTGATTTTTGGATGGGAGCTGCCAGGTATGAAGAGTGAATAAATTTGTAATAGTTTGATTTATAATAACCAAATGGTAGTATTTGTGGGGTATTAATTTTCTAAAAAATATTGTTTTATCAATAAATATAGATATTTTTATATTCGAATTAACTATATCCTTGACAATCGGGATTTTATAGTCAAAAAACCATAACCAATGATAAACGCTGCATTATATCAGATCTGGACCGCTCTGAACGAGTTGCTGAGGGCGCCCACTTACCGCCTCAGACCTGTGCGGGTACATTATATATATAATAAGGAGAGGGAGCAAAGTAGGTGCATGTAACTCAGCAAATCATTGGGACAAATATTCGAAACTTACCACTAGTTTATAGTAATCCTATGCCTATGCGCAAACATTACAATTCCGCTCGTTTTACCCTGCCATTTTTCAGGCAGCAACGAGTAGGCCTGATTCACACTGGCGCCAAAAAAATCTCAGATTATTTTCTGGCCCTGATGCTGCTTATTGCAGGTCTGGCCTGGACTCCAGCCAGCGCTACGAATGTAGCTTCCCATAGCGGCCGCCCCACAGCAGGTACTGTTTCTACATGGATAACCGCCGCTGGTTCCCCAACTGGAGCAGATAACTCATATGCCAGTGGTAACAACATCACCTATTCTATTTATGTACAGAACAATGGTACTACCGCCCTCACGAATGTGACCGTAGTCGATACGCTGCCTGCAAACACCTCTTTTTATGGTGCTACCAGCAGTGTAACACCAGATGCTAATGGCAAGATTACCTGGACAATCGCCAGTATCGCAGCAGGTAATAGCTCCTACGTAAATCTGACGGTGACTGTAGGTTCCAATCTGACAGGTGTTGCGTACATTA
This Chitinophaga sancti DNA region includes the following protein-coding sequences:
- a CDS encoding carboxymuconolactone decarboxylase family protein, translating into MQNRIDISKVEPEAYKVMMAFEKYVHGTKLTPIQRELIKIRTSQINGCAYCLDMHTKDARKLGETEQRIYTLSAWRETPFFTAEERAILALVEEVTEISKGHVKDETYTAAAKVLDDQTIAQVIMATIVINSWNRIGIATNMQPA
- a CDS encoding S9 family peptidase; amino-acid sequence: MCKPSLLTAFYLCFASMAYGQHYTMEAVTAYPFPSELTASAQGSRVAWAVNEQGKRNVYVAIGPDFSPRKLSNYTQDDGQEITSLSISDNGKWVVYSRGGDHSGRDGFNPVNPAHDPIPPKTEIWSVPFDGGPAKVLSEGDFPALSPHSDSVAFVKGGMVYIVAVDGSAPARVLFSIKGTSSSLEWSPDGSKLAFVSDRSGHSFIGVYTNPTTSIQWISPGFSQDNSPRWSPDGQQIAFVRTPGTGGATDSILPRRHKPWEIRTARISDGNSTLLWKAPTTLSGSFPTTDGGTNLHWGANNRVTFLSYHDGWPHLYSIPGTGGTPLLLTPGDFMCEQISLTADKKWLVFSANNGPSPQDIDRRHIARVPVDKAAMEMLTTGDGIETYPVVTGDAQTVILFTSNAQQPLLAAKMPFGKGKPALIGASLLPSDFPSAKLVTPTQVIFKAPDGTPVHAQLYQPAGGPARKPAIVYVHGGPQRQMVLGWHWMDYYSIDYALNQYLVDNGFIVLAINYRLGIGYGYEFHKPASAGVLGASEYQDVKAAGEWLAAQSQVDTKRIGIYGGSYGGFLTAHALGRDSKLFAAGVDIHGVHNRMQFSPPPTATPAPDADTAEKVAWQSSPVAHVDTWTSPVLLIHADDDRNVNFNQSIDLINRLEQKGVHYETLSIPDDTHHWMKYSNEVKINKAAAEFLIRQLGK
- a CDS encoding DUF4260 domain-containing protein, translated to MKTLITLEEVAFFFIALVSFHLQSAYIWWLFPACLLLPDLSMLAYLAGPKAGAYVYNFVHHRAVAFVIYCLGWMLHSEFWLFAGIILFAHSSMDRVFGYGLKYVTGFADTHLGKIGKRPM
- a CDS encoding response regulator transcription factor, with translation MNTAVYKILLVDEDQVFVRQTRQLLVSQSYDTYTAASEEEGIIICQNHQPDLIICGAHLRGTGGHHFIMALRNDPAYDHIPLIFISLRDNRQEMRMAMNLGADDYLARPFRKRDLLLSIRSRLGRFAKFNHVRPPEETSTVSLANPNTAQQTLYHRLGKAENRIIKMIAEGKSTRQMADELGVSIRTIENHRYRIAGKLGVSGRNALTEFVIRNIIQQQKS